Proteins encoded by one window of Bradyrhizobium sp. B097:
- a CDS encoding molybdopterin-binding protein has product MGRLRKLLIPGVDKKQLVRDAVKTMPELTRRRFITAGTSLGALTLLTGCDVVDSSSAEELLKKVSKFNDAVQAWMFNPDALAPTFPESMITKPFPFNAYYDLDDAPDIAGADWKLEVRGLVENKKSWTLDELYKLPQVKQVTRHICVEGWSAIGSWTGTPLRDFLTLVGADTRAKYVWFQCADKDGYNSPLDMRTALHPQTQMTFKFGDQILPRAYGFPMKIRVPTKLGFKNPKYVLSMEVTNDYKGGYWEDQGYNSFSGS; this is encoded by the coding sequence ATGGGTCGTCTCAGAAAACTCCTGATCCCCGGTGTCGACAAGAAGCAGCTGGTGCGCGATGCGGTGAAGACGATGCCGGAGCTGACACGCCGCCGCTTCATCACGGCGGGGACCAGCCTCGGTGCGCTGACGCTGCTGACCGGCTGCGACGTGGTCGATTCGTCGTCGGCGGAGGAATTGCTGAAGAAAGTCTCGAAGTTCAACGACGCGGTGCAGGCCTGGATGTTCAATCCGGATGCGCTGGCGCCGACCTTCCCCGAGAGCATGATCACCAAGCCGTTTCCGTTCAATGCCTATTACGACCTCGACGATGCGCCTGACATCGCAGGCGCGGACTGGAAGCTCGAGGTGCGCGGGCTGGTCGAGAACAAGAAATCGTGGACGCTCGACGAATTGTACAAGCTGCCGCAGGTCAAGCAGGTGACGCGCCACATCTGCGTCGAAGGCTGGAGCGCGATCGGCAGCTGGACCGGCACGCCCTTGCGCGATTTCCTCACGCTGGTCGGCGCCGACACGCGCGCCAAATATGTCTGGTTCCAGTGCGCCGACAAGGACGGCTACAATTCGCCGCTCGACATGCGCACGGCGCTGCATCCGCAGACTCAGATGACGTTCAAATTCGGCGATCAGATCCTGCCGCGCGCCTACGGCTTCCCGATGAAGATCCGGGTGCCGACCAAGCTCGGCTTCAAGAACCCGAAATACGTGCTCTCGATGGAAGTCACCAACGACTACAAGGGCGGCTACTGGGAAGACCAGGGCTACAATTCGTTCAGCGGGAGTTGA
- a CDS encoding YbfB/YjiJ family MFS transporter, translating into MRAPAPSYPHPARLILILSLAPTVGLGIGRFAYSLVLPDMRDALAWSYSAAGFMNTINAAGYLVGALFASRLIQRFGLATSVRWSTLACVLSLALCAISGNFAVLSFARLLVGFAAAIGFVGGGALAATIAQSRPERANFLLSLFYAGPGVGILASGLIAPYVLQGFGAGSWWIVWWAMTLLSAIMTVPLLLAPLHANTAAGGIVRTKFAAMPVLIYLAAYFLFGAGYIAYMTFMIAYVRDGGGGAGAQSAFWSLIGVSAFVTPWVWRRVLALDRGGLATTIILGVNALGAALPIFGHSPLLLAISALVFGVAFFAVVGSTTAFVRLNYPPEAWPTAIAAVTIAFGIGQTLGPIVVGAITDAVGSLSFALNVSAAMLALGAVLSAFQRKVPS; encoded by the coding sequence GTGAGAGCCCCCGCCCCGTCCTACCCGCATCCCGCGCGGCTGATCCTTATTTTGTCGCTCGCACCGACGGTCGGTCTCGGCATCGGCCGTTTCGCCTATTCGCTGGTGCTGCCCGACATGCGCGACGCGCTGGCCTGGTCCTATTCGGCCGCCGGCTTCATGAACACGATCAACGCCGCCGGCTATCTGGTCGGCGCGCTGTTCGCCTCGCGCCTGATCCAGCGCTTCGGGCTGGCCACCTCGGTGCGCTGGTCGACGCTGGCCTGCGTACTGTCGCTGGCGCTGTGCGCGATCTCGGGCAATTTCGCCGTGCTGAGCTTTGCCCGCCTGCTGGTCGGCTTCGCCGCCGCGATCGGCTTCGTCGGCGGTGGCGCGCTGGCGGCGACGATCGCGCAGTCGCGGCCGGAACGCGCCAACTTCCTGCTCAGCCTGTTCTATGCCGGGCCGGGCGTCGGCATCCTGGCATCCGGCCTGATCGCGCCCTACGTGCTGCAGGGTTTTGGCGCCGGCTCATGGTGGATCGTGTGGTGGGCGATGACCTTGCTCTCCGCGATCATGACCGTGCCGCTGCTGCTTGCGCCATTGCACGCCAATACTGCCGCGGGTGGCATCGTGCGGACCAAATTCGCTGCGATGCCGGTCCTGATCTACCTCGCCGCCTATTTCCTGTTCGGCGCCGGCTACATCGCCTACATGACCTTCATGATCGCCTATGTCCGCGACGGTGGCGGCGGCGCGGGTGCACAGAGCGCGTTCTGGAGCCTGATCGGCGTCAGCGCGTTCGTGACGCCATGGGTCTGGCGGCGGGTTTTGGCGCTCGACCGCGGCGGGCTCGCCACCACCATCATCCTCGGCGTCAACGCGCTCGGCGCAGCTCTGCCGATCTTCGGGCATTCGCCGCTGCTGCTCGCAATCTCGGCGCTGGTGTTCGGCGTCGCGTTCTTTGCGGTGGTCGGCTCGACCACCGCTTTCGTGCGTCTCAACTACCCGCCGGAAGCCTGGCCGACCGCGATTGCGGCGGTGACCATCGCCTTCGGCATCGGCCAGACGCTCGGCCCGATCGTGGTCGGCGCCATCACCGACGCCGTCGGCAGCCTGTCATTTGCGTTGAATGTCTCGGCCGCGATGCTGGCGCTGGGGGCGGTGCTGTCGGCGTTTCAGCGGAAGGTCCCCTCCTAG
- a CDS encoding EamA family transporter, giving the protein MTAAIIYAFASAIFLGAGVVLAQLGLRTVEPLSGAAISVPSFTLLFLVLSPLIMHGEPVVWRGLPIFMAIGLFFPASLTLLTFASNRALGPVITSTLGNLAPLLAVAAAVVLLHEPLEPQQLISLVVAVAGAAIITATRPRDLGHWRSWALLLPLASALVRGIVPPIAKLGLAIWPSPLWACLVGYIMSSIVLLTVQRIRKGSFMVQAPRDGRFWFALTGISNGLSALSLFAAVRNGPITLVAPLAAIYPLVTVALSAMMLKHVEITARIVAGTLLTVAGVALVLIA; this is encoded by the coding sequence ATGACCGCAGCCATTATCTACGCCTTCGCCTCGGCCATTTTTCTTGGCGCCGGCGTCGTGCTGGCGCAGCTTGGCCTGCGCACTGTCGAGCCGCTGTCGGGCGCCGCGATCAGCGTGCCGTCCTTCACCCTGCTGTTCCTGGTGCTGTCGCCGCTGATCATGCATGGCGAGCCGGTGGTCTGGCGCGGCCTGCCGATCTTCATGGCGATCGGCCTGTTCTTCCCGGCCTCGCTGACGCTCTTGACCTTCGCCTCGAACCGGGCGCTCGGACCTGTCATCACCTCGACATTGGGCAATCTGGCGCCGCTGCTTGCGGTCGCCGCCGCCGTGGTGCTGCTGCATGAGCCGCTCGAGCCGCAACAGCTGATCAGCCTCGTGGTCGCGGTGGCCGGGGCTGCGATCATCACCGCGACCCGACCCCGCGACCTCGGCCATTGGCGCAGCTGGGCCCTGCTGCTGCCGCTCGCCAGCGCGCTGGTGCGCGGCATCGTGCCCCCGATTGCCAAGCTCGGGCTGGCGATCTGGCCGAGCCCGCTATGGGCTTGCCTGGTCGGCTACATCATGTCGTCAATCGTGCTGCTGACAGTCCAGCGGATCCGCAAAGGCAGCTTCATGGTGCAGGCGCCGCGCGACGGCCGCTTCTGGTTTGCATTGACCGGGATCAGCAACGGGCTCAGCGCGCTCAGCCTGTTCGCCGCGGTCCGCAACGGCCCGATCACATTGGTGGCGCCGCTCGCTGCGATCTACCCGCTGGTGACCGTGGCGCTGAGCGCGATGATGCTCAAGCATGTCGAGATCACCGCGCGGATCGTCGCCGGAACCCTGCTGACCGTCGCCGGCGTCGCGCTGGTCCTGATCGCCTGA